In one bacterium genomic region, the following are encoded:
- a CDS encoding LysE family transporter, which produces MNLFTIFITSLFIGLSGAVMPGPLLSLNIYNTIQKGIKGGLIIIIGHSIVEAIIVILLLSGVKQLFLREGVQGIIAITGGFVLVWMGINMLKSVKKINIQFINPAENSYSSKQNSGIFQGILATLSNPYWYIWWATVGLNYILLSKKTGIYGPFAFYFGHISSDFLWYGVIAVLTAKGIQKIKPSIYGSIVLILGVFLIFMGINFIIFGGNKLTS; this is translated from the coding sequence ATGAATCTTTTTACTATTTTCATTACCTCTTTATTTATAGGGTTATCGGGTGCCGTTATGCCGGGACCTTTATTATCCTTAAATATATACAATACAATTCAAAAAGGTATTAAGGGCGGATTAATAATAATTATAGGGCACAGTATAGTAGAAGCCATTATAGTAATACTTCTGCTTTCAGGGGTAAAACAATTATTTCTGCGGGAAGGTGTCCAGGGAATTATCGCTATAACCGGTGGATTTGTTTTAGTATGGATGGGAATTAATATGTTGAAATCCGTTAAAAAAATAAATATTCAATTTATAAATCCGGCAGAGAATTCATATTCATCAAAACAAAACTCCGGTATTTTCCAGGGAATTCTTGCAACTCTTTCAAACCCATACTGGTATATCTGGTGGGCAACAGTGGGATTAAATTATATACTCCTATCAAAAAAAACCGGTATTTATGGACCTTTTGCTTTCTATTTCGGACATATATCGTCAGATTTCTTGTGGTATGGAGTTATTGCCGTATTAACTGCAAAAGGGATACAAAAAATAAAGCCCTCAATTTATGGATCTATTGTCCTTATATTAGGTGTTTTTTTAATTTTTATGGGCATCAATTTTATTATCTTCGGGGGAAATAAATTAACTAGTTAG
- a CDS encoding HDOD domain-containing protein, whose protein sequence is MGMDKDTLWYKIKKMNSLSTLPEIYDRVSDMINDPKTSAANLASVISRDETLVAKLLRVANSPFYKASPEKVTSITFAVALLGFNATKNLVLSVSIFDLFHTFEESLKLTVRGFWKHSITCAVASKIIAQSIRYKNPEEMFVSGLLHDIGKIVEIQYMPEDFKKIINVINSKEISMKDAEEEVLKYSHTDVGKMLGVHWNLSPRIIDCVRLHHIPDKAIDSLTEVSIVHTANVLSHSLELDYKVPILNEKAWEILNLKIDMLEPMLKQLKKESIEAIAVLFPKK, encoded by the coding sequence ATGGGAATGGATAAAGATACGCTCTGGTATAAAATAAAGAAGATGAATAGCCTTTCTACTCTTCCCGAAATATATGACAGGGTAAGTGATATGATAAATGATCCCAAAACGTCGGCTGCAAATTTAGCAAGCGTTATCTCAAGGGATGAAACACTTGTTGCGAAGCTTTTGAGAGTGGCAAACTCACCTTTTTATAAAGCATCCCCGGAAAAAGTTACTTCTATAACTTTTGCTGTTGCTTTATTAGGTTTTAATGCAACTAAAAATCTTGTCCTTTCCGTGTCAATATTTGACCTGTTTCATACTTTTGAGGAATCCTTAAAACTTACCGTAAGAGGTTTCTGGAAACATTCTATAACCTGTGCTGTTGCAAGTAAAATAATAGCACAAAGCATTAGATATAAAAATCCCGAAGAAATGTTCGTAAGCGGATTATTACACGATATTGGGAAAATCGTAGAAATACAATATATGCCTGAAGATTTCAAAAAAATTATAAATGTTATTAATAGTAAAGAAATATCTATGAAAGATGCCGAAGAAGAAGTTTTAAAATATTCACATACGGATGTTGGTAAAATGCTTGGAGTACACTGGAATTTGTCCCCGAGAATTATTGATTGTGTTAGACTTCATCATATTCCGGATAAAGCAATTGATAGCTTAACGGAAGTTTCCATAGTCCATACCGCAAATGTCTTAAGCCATTCACTGGAACTTGATTATAAAGTTCCCATATTAAATGAAAAAGCATGGGAAATATTAAACTTAAAAATAGATATGCTTGAACCCATGCTTAAACAACTTAAGAAAGAATCAATAGAAGCAATCGCTGTACTTTTCCCCAAAAAATAA